The genomic interval CACGGCGGTGCCGAAGGACTGGTTTCTGATGCCCGTATCGCCGCAATTCGCGATTTGATGTTTGAACACGGCGGAGCTGTGCGTTCACCGGAAGAGTTCGACGTTCTTCTAGCCAAGGTGAAGCCGGAAACACCAGGAGTTGTTCGTCGAACTGTCGTTGAGCTAGCCCCAGCATTGGTTCACTATGCATCCGTTGTGTCAGAGCTGGAGTCCTGGTCTGGACCTGCCATTGACGATATGACCGCCCAGTTGGATTTCCTCTTGCCAAAGCAGGCCATCAGCATTCACGGCATCAGTAGGTTGAGGCACCTTCCGAGGTATCTGCAGGCGTTGACGATTCGCCTAGAAGAGATGAACCAAAATCCGGATCGTGACGCCGACCGTCAAGATGAAGTGAACTTCGTTGAAGAGCAGCTGGAGAAACAGCTCAGTAAGCTACCCGCTGCGCGAGCCAACACCAAGGAAGCCAAGGATATTGCCTGGCAGATTCAGGAACTAAGGATCAGCCTCTTTGCACAGCGGTTAGGCACTCCCCGACCTGTATCGGCGCAGAGAATCCAGAAGGCTATTGCCAAGCTTCGATAAGCACTGCTTGAGATGAGGGACTAGTTAAGACTTTGTGTCTGCTAGTCCCTTCCGCGTCTGCGCATGAGGCGGATTTCTTTTTCAAAGTCGTCAGCACTGTCAAAAGACTTATACACAGAGGCAAAGCGTAGGTACGCTACCTCGTCGAGTTCTCTCAGTGGATCGAGAATGGCTAAACCAATATCGTTAGCGCGTACTTGAGAGCTTCCGTTGCTGCGGACTGTTTCTTCCACTTGCTGAGCTAGGCGTTTCAACGCGTCATCTGATACGTCGCGGCCTTGGCATGCACGACGGACACCGGTGACTACTTTTTCTCGACTGAACGGTTCAGTGACGCCGTTTCTTTTAACAACGAGGAGAACAGCTTTTTCGATGGTGGTGAAACGGCCTTCGCATTTGCTGCACTCGCGGCGCCTGCGAATGGCGCTTCCGGCGTCAATGACGCGGGAGTCAATGACTTTTGAATGATCATGTTGGCAAAATGGGCAGTACACTAACGGATCCTCTCCCCCTCACTTACTTCGACTTCAAGCATTCGCCTAAAAATAAGTGAATCGGCTGTTGTGCCTTTAGTTTATGCCAGCATTGATCTATTCCCGATTAGCGCCCGAGACTGACACCCACCATCTGGGTTTCGTAGTAGTTCTGGCTCACTTCTTCTTCCCCTGATTGGGAGAGCAAAATTCCGGCGAAAATAACCAGCCCAAACAGTCCTCCGCCCGCCCATTGTTTGAGGGATTCTTTAATCGAACGCGCGTCACTATTGCCACCTGTGGTGTTTTCTGGGTCTTGTTCACGCACCTGTTGCTGTGATGTTCGATAATTTCTTTCACCGTGTGGAAGAATGCGAAGACTTGATGGCTGATGAAAACGATCTCCATTCGAACAGTCAATCGTTCGAACATGCCTCTTATTAGCTGATTTAAGACCGGCGCCTTCCCCCATCCAGACAGCAGCGGAAGGTACGACCACACCTTGACGCAGCTTACGTGAATCTAGCTCTTTACCCGCATAAACAGTCATTTCAAAACTCCCGCCTCAATTGTTTGCCCACATCTTAACTTTTAGCCACGACACGTTCGAACACCAATACCGTTCACATGTTCGACTAAGTTTCTATGTTCGATTTATAGCACCCCGTTCGAACGTTGTCTAGAGAAGATTTAAAAATCTCGAACACTCGTACCATTTCCGCAGGAAAACCTGTATGGTTGGAAACTAGAAATACTGACAGAGGTTCGAATAGCTCAGCATTCAGCTTCAGAAGTTCACACTGGATGAACCCTCATCAAGAGTGAACATGGAAGCGAACAGAGTTTTTAGTGCTTTAACGGGCAAACAATGAGAGGAAGGGAACGGAAGATGGCAATCGAAAAGAAGCCAGCAGGTGCACGAGGCAGTCGCGGTAGCCGCACAGTTAAGACCTTGCCCAACGGAAAACCAGATCCAGCAAGTTTGTCAGATAGGCAGCGCAGGATTTTAGAGGTTATCCGAGATGCTGTGGTTTTGAGGGGTTATCCACCAAGCATTAGGGAAATTGGTGATGCTGCAGGACTTCAATCCACTTCTTCCGTTGCTTACCAGCTTAAAGAGCTAGAGAAGAAGGGCTTCCTGCGCAGGGACCCTAATAAGCCTCGCGCGGTGGATGTTCGCCACCTTCCAGAAACTGAAAGCCGTTCCTCCAAGGCTGCTACACAGGCAAAGAGCAAGGCCCCTCAGGCCGGGGTCCATGATCCTGAGTTAGCTGGCCAGACCTCATTTGTCCCAGTGGTGGGCAAAATTGCCGCTGGTAGCCCGATCACCGCTGAGCAGAACATCGAAGAGTACTACCCACTCCCCGCAGAAATCGTCGGAGACGGTGACTTGTTCATGCTCCAGGTTGTTGGCGAGTCCATGAGGGATGCTGGCATCCTCACCGGCGACTGGGTTGTTGTTCGTTCCCAGCCGGTCGCTGAGCAGGGCGAGTTCGTCGCGGCAATGATTGACGGTGAAGCCACCGTGAAGGAATTCCACAAGGATTCATCTGGCATCTGGCTCCTGCCACACAACGATACGTTTGCCCCAATTCCTGCTGAGAATGCAGAAATCATGGGCAAGGTTGTTTCCGTGATGCGCAAGCTTTAAGTCGCTTTTCAGGTTCCCGCCACAGTATGTGTTCTCACATATCGTGGCGGGTTTTGCTTTATATAGCCACATTCGGGGGTAATCGGGCAAATAAGTTTTTGCTGATCTAGAAAGTGAGTTTACCTGTGGGTTTTCGAAAATTCTGGGCCGGACAATAGAAAAACGCTGCCCGGTTTTTTTGATTGACTCCCGATTTCACCCCTCCGCCGGCAACCAAATGAGGCTTTTGGGCGTTGGACAGTGAGACAATGGGTAAGAAATTCGGACATATTTAGTAAATTGGCTTTTTGCTTTAAGGAGTGACATGTACGCAGAGGAGCGCCGTCGACAGATTGCCTCATTAACGGCAGTTGAGGGACGTGTAAATGTCACAGAATTAGCGGGCCGATTCGATGTCACTGCAGAGACGATTCGACGAGACCTTGCGGTGCTAGACCGCGAGGGAATTGTTCACCGCGTTCACGGTGGCGCAGTAGCCACCCAATCTTTCCAAACCACAGAGTTGAGCTTGGATACTCGTTTCAGGTCTGCATCGTCAGCAAAGTACTCCATTGCCAAGGCAGCGATGCAGTTCCTGCCCGCTGAGCATGGCGGACTGTTCCTCGATGCGGGAACTACTGTTACTGCTTTGGCCGATCTCATTTCTGAGCATCCTAGCTCCAAGCAGTGGTCGATCGTGACCAACTGCCTCCCCATCGCACTTAATCTGGCCAACGCCGGGCTTGATGATGTCCAGCTGCTTGGAGGAAGCGTTCGCGCGATCACCCAGGCTGTTGTGGGTGACACTGCGCTTCGTACTCTCGCGCTGATGCGTGCGGATGTAGTGTTCATCGGCACCAACGCGTTGACGTTGGATCACGGATTGTCTACGGCCGATTCCCAAGAGGCTGCCATGAAATCTGCGATGATCACCAACGCCCACAAGGTGGTGGTGTTGTGTGACTCCACCAAGATGGGCACCGACTACCTCGTGAGCTTTGGCGCAATCAGCGATATCGATGTGGTGGTCACCGATGCGGGTGCACCAGCAAGTTTCGTTGAGCAGTTGCGAGAACGCGATGTAGAAGTTGTGATTGCAGAATGATTCTTACAGTCACTGCAAGTCCGTATCTGTTGAGCACCAATGAGCTTGACGGCACCATCGAAATTGGCGAAGCAAACAAAATCCGGCAGGTTTCCACTGTTGCCGGTGGTTTTGGCACCGGTGTGGCTGCCACCTTGTTTTATGGCGGCAATGAAACTTTTGCAGTTTTTCCCGCTCCAGAAATCTCTCATTACATGCGCCTGGTGACGTTTGCTGGGTTGCCTCATGAAATTATTCCGGTGGCAGGTCCCATCCCCATGCATTTGACCATGCGTGATGCAGAGGGCAATGAGACTAAGTTCAAAGACTCCCCCATGCCTTTGGATGTGTCCCAGTTGGCAATTCTTCGTGATCTAGTGGTGCGTCGAGCCGAAGATGCCGCGTGGGTGTTGTTGGGTGGCAATTTGCCGTCTATCGCGCCTGCTGCGTGGTTTGTGGATGTGGTGAGATCACTTCGCTTGTACCACCCTCATGTGAAGGTAGCTATCGCAGCAACTGGTGCTGCGTTGCGTGCGGTTATTCGACAGCTTGCAGCTACGTCCCCGGATGCGCTGATTGTGGCTGCGGAAGAAATCGAAATTGCCACTGGATTAGAACCCAAAACCTTGAGAGGTCCATGGGTAGAGGGAGATCTCTCCCCGACTGTGGCGGCAGCGCGCGCTTTAATTGATAGCGGTGTCACCGAGGTGTTGGTTACCAACAAGCGGACGGAATCTTTGTATGTTTCCGAGTCTGAATCACTGTTAGCCAGCTACGACAGCACCCCTGGTAAGCAGGGCGTGAATTGGCGGGAATCTTTTACTGCAGGATTCTTGGCAGCATCCAATGATGGAAAATCCACTGAGGACAGCGTGATCAACGCGGTTGCTTACGCCAACGCTGAAGGCAGTGAGTGGGACAACTACATTCCCACACCCGATAAGCTTCGGGCGGAGCACGTGGTCATCAAATCGCTTTAGACCACGCAAAAAGCCTCAAATTCCCACACAGGAATTTGAGGCTTTTTAGCTCAACAGTGGTTTAGACTGCTGCGTCGATCACTGCGCGTACAGCATCGCGTGCTTCAGTTGCACCTTCAGCGTCAAGTGCTGCTTCTGCTGCCTTCTTACAGGTTTCCAGGGTGACCTCTGACAGCTTTGCACCGACTGCTGCGAGAGCAGTGGATGCTGCGGACAGGGAGTTCACGCCAAGACCGGTGAGGACAGTTGCCAACAGTGGGTCTGCTGCTGCTTCACCACAAACACCGACCGGGGTGTTAAAGCGAGCACCTTCGTCACAGGTGTGCTTGATCAGGCGCAGGACTGCTGGCTGCCAAGGATCGGTCAGGTAGGCAAGCTCAGGAGACATGCGGTCCGCTGCCATGGTGTACTGGGTCAGGTCGTTGGTACCGATGGAAACAAAGTCCAGGTGAGGCATGATCTTGTCTGCCATCAGGGATGCTGCTGGAACTTCGATCATGGCGCCGGCGATTAGGCCACGCTCACGGCACATGTCAGCAAACCACTTTGCTTCATAAGCGGTAGCCACCATTGGAGCCATAACCCAGGTTGGGGCGTCGTCGCCACGGCCGAGTTCTTCGCTGGCCTTCGCAATTGCGTCGAGCTGGCGAGTCAGCAGATCAACCTGTCCACGTGCGATACGCAGGCCACGAACACCCAGTGCTGGGTTCATCTCATCAGCCATCGATGCGAATGGAACTGGCTTGTCAGAACCTGCGTCGAGGGAGCGGACAACGACCTTGGACTCTGGGAATGCTTCAAGCACCTTTGAGTAGACCGCAGCCTGCTCATCAACGCTTGGCTCTTCGGTGGCGGAAAGGAAGCACAGTTCGGTGCGGAACAGGCCGATGCCTTCTGCTTCGGTCTGTGCAGCCTGCTGTGCAGAGTTGCCGTCTTGGACGTTGGCCAACAGCTGAACGCGGTAGCCGTCCTTGGTTTGTGCAGGACCCTTCCACTCGGCGATGCGAGCAGCGCGCTCGAGGGACTCGGAGACGAGCTTGGTTGCTTCAGCTTCGTCCGCGTTGCGGTCAATGGTGCCGAGGCTGCCGTCGATAAGCACCTTTTCGCCGGACTTGATGTCCTTGATGCCGGCGCCGGATGCGACGATGCAAGGCACGTTGAGCTGGCGTGCGATGATCGCGGTGTGGCTCGTTGGGCCACCCAGCTCAGTGACAAGTCCCACAAAGAGATCTGTGTCTAGTGCCGCGGTGTCTGCTGGGGAGAGGTCATCTGCAAAGAGAATGACCTGTCCGGAAACAGCTGGCAGACCTGGCTCTTCATCGCCACGAAGTTCTGCGATGACGCGGTCGCGGATGTCGCGCAAGTCTGTGGTGCGCTCCGCGATCAGGCCGCCTGCGGCTTCGAACATGGAGATGAACTTGGTTGTTGCTGCAACCACGGCGTATTCCGCAGGGTGACCACCCTTGACACCCTTGATGACAGCCTTACGCCAGCCACGGTCATTGACCATGCCAGCAGTAGCTTTAAGCACCTCAGCTGCTGGTCCTTCAGCAGCTTCGGAGCGCTCAAGCAAACGAGAAGAGACTGTGGCTGCAGCGGCGTCGAAACGCTCCTGCTCTGCTTCACGGTTTTCTTCGGCGACGACTTCGCCTGCTTGGGGTAGTTCGGGGCGTGGGGTAATCCACACCGCGCTTGCATAACGGACTCCACCGACAACGCCGGTGCCCTTCAGTACAGTGTCTTGATTCACATCAGCCACAGTAGCCACCCATCCTCACAATCATTGAGTTAATTTCCTCAAGATCACCACAAAACCAACAGTTGTGCAACTATTCAAACATTTGGATATTGACAAACAAACACATATCAACATAGCGTGTTGTTAAGCGATCACCATATTTCATACGTTGAGACCATCGTCACAAGTTGATATTCCACCAGCTTATCAATGCATTTGAAGGAGATTTAACACCTTCTCCATCATAGTGACTGAGGCCACATCATGTGTTTTCCGCTCGATTTATTTTAGATTTTCCGCTTTAACCAGCACTTTTAATAACTTCATACGGTTCTTCCACAATCGGAACCAAAACAACACTGGTCAAAAACCAGTTTCCCGCTTGAACAAAATTTCTTCCACGTCAACACCAACTCCAACATCAGCGAGGTTAAGCATGGTCAGCCAAACGGAAAGACAGCATGCAATTGCTTCTTTACTGGCACCAACTGGTGCGGTGTCTGTAGGAGATTTAGCCGAGCATTTCCATGTGACAACCGAAACAGTGCGACGTGATCTTCGGATCATGGAGTCACTGGGTTTGTTGCAACGAGTTCACGGTGGCGCCATTAGCCCAGAGCCCATGGGTACGTCTCCCCCTCGGCTGAAACCTGCCTTGGGTAAAGGAATGCCACCGGAACCCCGTGTTTTAGAACTTGCAGAAACTGCAGTTTCCCTCATCACACCTCTAGCACGCAGCATTTTCCTGGATTCAGGTTTAGCGTGCACGGCGATTGCCACGGTGTTGGGGGATCCTCCAGAAGATGCCAGGTGGACTGTTGTTACAAGTTCCCCCGGCGCTGTGATTGCCTTGTCCGCGACAGATGCCACCTCCACGGTGGTGCTGCACGGGCAGGTTCACGGTAATTGTTCTTCAATCATTGGGTCCACGGCAGTAGACATGATTTCGCAGTTGCGCGCTGATATCGCCTTCGTGGAGGTTGATGCGATTCAATCCGATACAAGTCTGTGCACGTTTTTCCCGGAGACGATTCCCATCAAGCAAGCCATGATCAAAAACGCGGCTTTCACAGTTGCTGTTCTCAGCCCGAGATCTCCCCAAGATCAAGAACTTCAACTTTTGAAGCACCCTTTTTCCACCTTGGCTGATTTTGATGCCCTTGTTACCGATGACCACACGCTAGATTTTCCAGTTTTGCCCGACCACAACTTTCAGGTGGTAACCCCATGATCATCACATTCACCCCAAACCCGAGTATTGATTCCACGCTGTCGCTCGGCGAAGAGCTCTCCCGTGGATCCGTCCAACGACTTGATTCCGTCACCGCTGTCGCAGGTGGTAAAGGCATCAATGTCGCCCACGCTGTCTTGCTTGCGGGCTTTGAAACCTTGGCTGTGTTCCCAGCCGGCAAGCTCGACCCCTTCGTCCCACTGGTCCGCGACATCGGCTTGCCCGTGGAAACTGTTGTGATCAACAAGAACGTCCGCACCAACACCACAGTCACCGAACCGGACGGCACCACCACCAAGCTCAACGGCCCCGGCGCGCCGCTCAGCGAGCAGAAGCTCCGTAGCTTGGAAAAGGTGCTTATCGACGCGCTCCGCCCCGAAGTCACCTGGGTTGTCCTGGCGGGCTCGCTGCCACCAGGGGCACCAGTTGACTGGTACGCGCGTCTCACCGCGTTGATCCATTCAGCACGCCCTGACGTTCGCGTGGCTGTCGATACCTCAGACAAGCCACTGATGGCGTTGGGCGAGAGCTTGGATACACCTGGCGCTGCTCCGAACCTGATTAAGCCAAATGGTCTGGAACTGGGCCAGCTGGCTAACACTGATGGTGAAGAGCTGGAGGCGCGTGCTGCGCAAGGCGATTACGACGCCATCATCGCAGCTGCGGACGTACTGGTTAACCGTGGCATCGAACAGGTGCTTGTCACCTTGGGTGCCGCAGGAGCGGTGTTGGTCAACGCAGAAGGTGCGTGGACTGCTACTTCTCCAAAGATTGATGTTGTATCCACCGTTGGAGCTGGAGACTGTGCTCTTGCAGGTTTTGTTATGGCACGTTCCCAGAAGAAAACACTGGAGGAATCTCTGCTGAATGCCGTGTCTTACGGCTCGACTGCGGCGTCTCTTCCTGGCACTACCATTCCTCGTCCTGACCAACTCGCCACAGCTGGTGCAACGGTCACCCAAGTCAAAGGATTGAAAGAATCAGCATGAATAGCGTAAATAATTCCTCGCTTGTCCGGCTGGATGTCGATTTCGGCGACTCCACCACGGATGTCATCAACAACCTTGCCACTGTTATTTTCGACGCTGGCCGAGCTTCCTCCGCCGACGCCCTTGCCAAAGACGCGCTGGATCGTGAAGCAAAGTCCGGCACCGGCGTTCCTGGTCAAGTTGCTATCCCCCACTGCCGTTCCGAAGCCGTATCTGTCCCTACCTTGGGCTTTGCTCGCCTGAGCAAGGGTGTGGACTTCAGCGGACCTGATGGCGATGCCAACTTGGTGTTCCTCATTGCAGCACCTGCTGGCGGCGGCAAAGAGCACCTGAAGATCCTGTCCAAGCTTGCTCGCTCCTTGGTGAAGAAGGATTTCATCAAGGCTCTGCAGGAAGCCACCACCGAGCAGGAAATCGTCGACGTTGTCGATGCCGTGCTCAACCCAGCACCAAAAACCACCGAGCCAGCTGCAGCTCCGGCTGCGGCGGCGGTTGCTGAGAGTGGGGCGGCGTCGACAAGCGTTACTCGTATCGTGGCAATCACCGCATGCCCAACCGGTATCGCACACACCTACATGGCTGCGGATTCCCTGACGCAAAACGCGGAAGGCCGCGATGATGTGGAACTCGTTGTGGAGACTCAGGGCTCTTCCGCTGTCACCCCAGTCGATCCGAAGATCATCGA from Corynebacterium glutamicum ATCC 13032 carries:
- a CDS encoding 1-phosphofructokinase family hexose kinase, with amino-acid sequence MILTVTASPYLLSTNELDGTIEIGEANKIRQVSTVAGGFGTGVAATLFYGGNETFAVFPAPEISHYMRLVTFAGLPHEIIPVAGPIPMHLTMRDAEGNETKFKDSPMPLDVSQLAILRDLVVRRAEDAAWVLLGGNLPSIAPAAWFVDVVRSLRLYHPHVKVAIAATGAALRAVIRQLAATSPDALIVAAEEIEIATGLEPKTLRGPWVEGDLSPTVAAARALIDSGVTEVLVTNKRTESLYVSESESLLASYDSTPGKQGVNWRESFTAGFLAASNDGKSTEDSVINAVAYANAEGSEWDNYIPTPDKLRAEHVVIKSL
- the nrdR gene encoding transcriptional regulator NrdR, with the protein product MYCPFCQHDHSKVIDSRVIDAGSAIRRRRECSKCEGRFTTIEKAVLLVVKRNGVTEPFSREKVVTGVRRACQGRDVSDDALKRLAQQVEETVRSNGSSQVRANDIGLAILDPLRELDEVAYLRFASVYKSFDSADDFEKEIRLMRRRGRD
- a CDS encoding DeoR/GlpR family DNA-binding transcription regulator, with product MVSQTERQHAIASLLAPTGAVSVGDLAEHFHVTTETVRRDLRIMESLGLLQRVHGGAISPEPMGTSPPRLKPALGKGMPPEPRVLELAETAVSLITPLARSIFLDSGLACTAIATVLGDPPEDARWTVVTSSPGAVIALSATDATSTVVLHGQVHGNCSSIIGSTAVDMISQLRADIAFVEVDAIQSDTSLCTFFPETIPIKQAMIKNAAFTVAVLSPRSPQDQELQLLKHPFSTLADFDALVTDDHTLDFPVLPDHNFQVVTP
- the lexA gene encoding transcriptional repressor LexA, with the protein product MAIEKKPAGARGSRGSRTVKTLPNGKPDPASLSDRQRRILEVIRDAVVLRGYPPSIREIGDAAGLQSTSSVAYQLKELEKKGFLRRDPNKPRAVDVRHLPETESRSSKAATQAKSKAPQAGVHDPELAGQTSFVPVVGKIAAGSPITAEQNIEEYYPLPAEIVGDGDLFMLQVVGESMRDAGILTGDWVVVRSQPVAEQGEFVAAMIDGEATVKEFHKDSSGIWLLPHNDTFAPIPAENAEIMGKVVSVMRKL
- the ptsP gene encoding phosphoenolpyruvate--protein phosphotransferase, translating into MADVNQDTVLKGTGVVGGVRYASAVWITPRPELPQAGEVVAEENREAEQERFDAAAATVSSRLLERSEAAEGPAAEVLKATAGMVNDRGWRKAVIKGVKGGHPAEYAVVAATTKFISMFEAAGGLIAERTTDLRDIRDRVIAELRGDEEPGLPAVSGQVILFADDLSPADTAALDTDLFVGLVTELGGPTSHTAIIARQLNVPCIVASGAGIKDIKSGEKVLIDGSLGTIDRNADEAEATKLVSESLERAARIAEWKGPAQTKDGYRVQLLANVQDGNSAQQAAQTEAEGIGLFRTELCFLSATEEPSVDEQAAVYSKVLEAFPESKVVVRSLDAGSDKPVPFASMADEMNPALGVRGLRIARGQVDLLTRQLDAIAKASEELGRGDDAPTWVMAPMVATAYEAKWFADMCRERGLIAGAMIEVPAASLMADKIMPHLDFVSIGTNDLTQYTMAADRMSPELAYLTDPWQPAVLRLIKHTCDEGARFNTPVGVCGEAAADPLLATVLTGLGVNSLSAASTALAAVGAKLSEVTLETCKKAAEAALDAEGATEARDAVRAVIDAAV
- a CDS encoding DeoR/GlpR family DNA-binding transcription regulator, producing MYAEERRRQIASLTAVEGRVNVTELAGRFDVTAETIRRDLAVLDREGIVHRVHGGAVATQSFQTTELSLDTRFRSASSAKYSIAKAAMQFLPAEHGGLFLDAGTTVTALADLISEHPSSKQWSIVTNCLPIALNLANAGLDDVQLLGGSVRAITQAVVGDTALRTLALMRADVVFIGTNALTLDHGLSTADSQEAAMKSAMITNAHKVVVLCDSTKMGTDYLVSFGAISDIDVVVTDAGAPASFVEQLRERDVEVVIAE
- a CDS encoding 1-phosphofructokinase, translating into MIITFTPNPSIDSTLSLGEELSRGSVQRLDSVTAVAGGKGINVAHAVLLAGFETLAVFPAGKLDPFVPLVRDIGLPVETVVINKNVRTNTTVTEPDGTTTKLNGPGAPLSEQKLRSLEKVLIDALRPEVTWVVLAGSLPPGAPVDWYARLTALIHSARPDVRVAVDTSDKPLMALGESLDTPGAAPNLIKPNGLELGQLANTDGEELEARAAQGDYDAIIAAADVLVNRGIEQVLVTLGAAGAVLVNAEGAWTATSPKIDVVSTVGAGDCALAGFVMARSQKKTLEESLLNAVSYGSTAASLPGTTIPRPDQLATAGATVTQVKGLKESA